The following proteins are co-located in the Microcystis wesenbergii NRERC-220 genome:
- a CDS encoding aldolase/citrate lyase family protein, translated as MNSMEKRMVELLLELKENYNVCGVKAEFEAEGTRMEEAMRLKEVSLTAGLGLNLKIGGCEAIKDMFDATSLGAERVIAPMVETAYALKKYLNAINIGFSSDQKQDVEFLINLETITAFKNFDEMLSLPEIKSLSGVVIGRVDLSGSMGLTREDINSDQVLDIALKIAEKAKSAGLKVVVGGGVSVHSLPFFKAFPEGHLDRFETRKVVFRCPEAINNPEEAFLKAVEFELMWLKNKKNYYGAIHREDDSRLEMMEERYRSSINKLLYGKSNKAS; from the coding sequence ATGAACTCGATGGAAAAACGAATGGTGGAACTTTTATTGGAATTAAAGGAGAACTATAACGTTTGTGGAGTCAAAGCCGAATTTGAAGCGGAAGGCACCCGCATGGAAGAAGCAATGCGCCTCAAAGAGGTTAGTCTTACAGCCGGCTTGGGTTTAAACTTAAAAATTGGTGGCTGTGAGGCCATCAAAGATATGTTTGATGCTACTAGCTTAGGGGCTGAACGGGTAATTGCTCCCATGGTAGAAACGGCCTACGCCTTGAAAAAATACTTGAATGCGATCAATATCGGCTTTAGCAGTGATCAAAAACAAGATGTGGAATTTCTGATTAACTTAGAAACGATTACAGCTTTTAAAAACTTTGATGAAATGTTATCCTTGCCCGAAATCAAGTCTTTAAGTGGGGTGGTGATTGGGCGAGTTGACTTGTCTGGTTCTATGGGATTGACTCGTGAAGATATTAATAGCGATCAAGTCCTAGATATTGCCTTGAAAATTGCTGAAAAAGCGAAATCAGCCGGGTTAAAGGTGGTTGTAGGCGGTGGGGTTTCCGTTCATTCATTACCTTTCTTTAAAGCCTTTCCTGAAGGACATCTTGATCGCTTTGAAACCCGAAAGGTTGTCTTCCGTTGTCCGGAAGCCATCAATAACCCGGAGGAGGCTTTTTTGAAGGCGGTTGAATTTGAGCTTATGTGGCTGAAGAATAAAAAGAATTACTATGGGGCAATTCATCGAGAAGATGATAGTCGCTTAGAAATGATGGAAGAACGCTACCGCAGTTCAATTAATAAATTACTCTATGGTAAATCTAACAAAGCATCATAA
- a CDS encoding SDR family NAD(P)-dependent oxidoreductase gives MVNLTKHHKALITGGSRGLGAAMASLLEDQGVEVIAPTRDVLDLSRMESIAAYIASEQGKGFDIIINNAGINLLNELTHVKDEDWQIMLQVNLTAPMALIRGFSPYMKAQKWGRIVNISSIFSLVTRENRSAYSATKAGLNGLTRTAAVELAPYGILVNAVCPGYVETELTFVNNSPEQLAAITATIPLQRLAQPHEIAKLVSFLCSEENTYLTGQNLVIDGGFTCK, from the coding sequence ATGGTAAATCTAACAAAGCATCATAAAGCCTTGATTACTGGAGGTTCTCGCGGACTTGGGGCTGCCATGGCCTCATTATTGGAAGACCAAGGCGTTGAAGTAATTGCCCCAACACGGGATGTCTTGGATCTTTCCCGCATGGAGTCCATTGCCGCTTATATCGCTTCCGAGCAGGGGAAGGGGTTTGACATAATCATCAATAATGCTGGGATTAATCTTCTCAATGAACTTACCCATGTCAAAGATGAGGACTGGCAAATTATGCTTCAGGTGAATTTGACCGCCCCCATGGCCCTAATTAGAGGGTTCTCTCCCTATATGAAAGCCCAAAAGTGGGGAAGGATAGTCAATATAAGCTCTATCTTTAGTTTAGTCACCAGAGAAAACCGCTCTGCTTACTCGGCAACTAAAGCAGGTTTAAACGGTTTGACCCGAACTGCGGCAGTGGAATTGGCTCCCTATGGTATTCTCGTAAACGCGGTTTGTCCGGGATATGTCGAAACCGAGTTAACCTTTGTCAATAATTCTCCTGAACAGTTAGCGGCAATTACTGCTACCATTCCCTTACAACGTCTTGCCCAACCCCATGAAATTGCCAAGCTAGTTAGTTTTTTGTGTTCGGAAGAAAATACCTATCTCACTGGACAAAATCTAGTGATTGATGGCGGCTTCACCTGTAAA